In the Sorghum bicolor cultivar BTx623 chromosome 4, Sorghum_bicolor_NCBIv3, whole genome shotgun sequence genome, agacaAGAATAACTCTAGAGTGCGCATGAGATTTAACAAAGTTGTTGGAAAGTGAAAAGATATGGAAAGcgatttttatgcaaatgactctccaaatgatgatttagagagtgagatttagaaaggctcttagagatgctcttaacTATACACACGGCTACTTACTGCTCacttcatcccaaattataagtcattctagccTATTCATTTGAGCTTACTAAAGTCACCTTTCGCGAACTTCCGCGGGGAATAGGCACAAGAACCCCTTACAAATCACCAGAGCCggccacaaacaatcaccaactcaacTCGTGCCCAACCTCcaccactgctccaagccgtctagatgACGACAACCACCAAGAAAAACAAGATAACCCACAGCGAATCGAGgtccaagtgccactaaatgcaaactCACAAGCAAATGCACTAAGAATCACTCAGTCTCATTTTTGAATCGCAATGTCAAGCaatgagatgagtgggagggtgTTTACTCAGCTCAGCGTATGCCAAAGTATGCAAGAatagccaagagagtgagcaagGGCCATGGGCTATAAATAAGCCCCCTCAAGAAATCCAACAGTTACACATAATTCGGGGGATCCATCTGGACTCTAAATTTACTTATGTGGAGTCTAATAtaattgaattttttattttttattattttatttaaatataattttttaaaaGTTCAACcgaaataaatataaaaaacaaagataaaacCGCCTTCAAAACTGCTTATAACCAGGTAAGATGAATGGTTTTAAAAGTTAAGAGATATTTTGCTCGATTTTTTAGTTCACGTTGAGAAAGGTAAAGTAGACTTTTTCTAATCTAATATACAGCTTGTGGGCCCTTTGGTCCTTAAAAAAAGTCCCACTTCAGCCTACAGCGCTTTCCTTTACGATATTCTTCGCTTCAACCGGAGGAAAATAGATGCACTGGGAAATCCATCTGTGCTTTAGTCCATTCTGTTCATGATGATCAGAGCTCAACCAGCAACTGGGTCATCTCAATTCTTAACCAATTTATTATCATCAACATTATTATCATAATCGTTTCCCAATAATTCTAGCCTCATTCCGGCAAAATTTGTAGATATAAACAACAATACAAGAGTTGAGTTGACACTCACCGGCCTCCACTCTTAACTATGTACGGGACGACGATTCCCATCCCATCCCATGTTTATTTCAATTTCATTCATCCCATTCCCATTATCAGGTCTGGTCTGCTCTGCTCTGGATATATTAATCATAATGCCGTACGTCCCTTGTATCATTTGGACGATGGCCGGGCCCCCAGGACCACCACCTGATCCTGAATCATGACGAGCTCCACCGCTCCGACATCCATCCCAGTCCTGGAGAGATGAAGATGATGCGCCGAGCCCTCTGTAATCCGCCATCAATGGTGGTGGTGCTGCGAGAACggccaccatctcctcctcttgGTCGTCGTCTGTGACCTCGGTGCATCTGCAGTGTTCACAAGCCACAAATCGTCTTCACCAACAACGAACAGAGCCTGCTTGCATATGGTTACACATGACATGATTCTACTACTACTCAAACAAAAGAAAGACTATTGACAATATATAGCATGTTGGTTGCATACATTGGCAGTGAAGGCCCGGCATGCCAATGGCACGCCTACTCACCATTCTGCGGATATATGGAGTTGTAGTGCACCTCCGCCCAGAAGCTCAACAGTACCACTGCAACCACAGGCAGGGAGGCACTTTAGATGCCTGACACCAATAACCAGTAAAGGATTGAAATACCAGGCGGTTAGTCCTTGAGGACTGCAAGGACCAAATGTTTACCTTTGTTGGACTTCTGAACCTTAGGCTGGATCTCGATGTAGCAAGTATCCTTGAACGATGTCATCACAAAGATTTTTACTCCATACTGCACCAAGATTGTTGTTTTACGTTACATTAGGATGAATAAAAAAATAGCATTCTTGTCAGCTCCTATACACAAGATATGCCAGGAATGACAGCTGGAACATATAGATTGTATAAAGACTAACCTTGTCAGCAGCAGCCTGTAGAGTCACATGGTCACCCCATTCACCGTTTCTGTTAGTTTATAATAAGCAGTAAAATGCATGTTAGACAAGCATCCACATGCACCTAATCTGTGCTCCATTCTAAAAAAATTGTTTGgcatggtatggagctgaccgtGCAACTTTCTCCAAGTAATCATCATATGCCATGGGAACGTATCCATCATAGGCGTCACGGTTAGTTTTAAGCTGGAAGGGACGGTTTGTCAGAGAGAAGACAAAAAAAATGTACACACGGCTAGCGATTGTGAAGCAAAAGTTTATGTGGTTACATACCTGGTTAATTATCTGCTCCCTCACAAACTCATGGTGATCTGGACTTTGGTAAAGCTGGTCTGATAGTGCTCGGAACTGTGGAATTGGGGGCGTGCAATTAGCATCAATTGGTTGTGAATGCGGTACAGACTCTCAATTTGTGAGAAAAAAGAGATAAAAGGCGGAAAAAGGAAGGAGAAAAAGAAAGTGCAGAGATCACTTGAGAAAAGGAAGACAAGAGGTGGAGAAGGAAAGAAAAATTAACTATTTTTTGAACTGTGATGAATAGGAAGGATGATACCTGACAGTTGCCATCTCCTTGCACCTTGTGTTCAACCAACTCATACAGCTTCAACCTGAAAGATGATAAATGAAACATTGAACAACTCCAGCAGAAAActacttgtcaaaaaaaaaactccagcaGAAAACGTTTTGCGTGAAAAAACTAAtagagcaaaaataatattattaTATGCAAGTAATCCAGACTGCTATGGAAATGCAAAGCTTAAAAGACATTTAAAAAATGAGAAGTTTAACACTAGCAACTCGCAAGCATACTGTAGAACATAACAGTAGTAGTAATTCAGTAAAAAATGAAGCTAAAGGACTGACCTTTCTGTCAGCCTTTCATGGTCCATAGTGGCTTCATCAATTGATGGAATTTCTCCATTAATTTTGGGGACATGCTGGACAAGGCAGACACAGATTATTGGACCACAGTTGGAAATGGAGTCAGAGGcacagagaaaaaaaaaacagatacAGCATAGCATCCGCAACAGGTTCATTTCCTTCATAGCAACAAGGATAAATAGGGGGACGGGCCAGGGGGTTGCCACACTGTTGTCAAGATTATTGGGTAGTATCATTCTAAAATTTAAAAAGCAATAACTAATACGGATACTATCTGAGGGCAGTGAAACTACGAGTAGCACAGCAAATCATACAGTGTATAAGAAAAGTTAATACCTAATGCTTTGTTGACAAAGGTCTATCAATAAAAGTAGGTAGACATAATTTTCGCATCTGCATAAGATAACTTTTCGAAGACACGCATTAAGACCAAGAATATGCAAAGTTAATTAGCAATTCAGTTAATTAAAGACTTCTAGAGGAATTTGATGTCAACATCATTTCTTAAAGTCATTTGGCATTTAAGGTTAGTGGTCCAACTGAAAGTGATATCCATGTTGTTTTTTTCCTCTTCCAATGAGATTTTGGCTATACAACAGACATATACAGGAATTTTTGCTGATGATCTAGGTAGGCTTCCTTAGAAGTGAAACTTTCATTATTCTGGCAGCTGACGAAGCACATCCAAATGTTAGGCGAATGAAGCTAGACAACACAAATTTCTTAACCTAACTTCAAAGGATCAGTAGACTCACGGGAACTGGGACCATGGGGTAAAACCTCTTCCCTACTTCCTCCTCCATCTCAAAATAACCGTCACCAGCTGCGTCTGGAGAGGAACTAGACGGCTCTACATATACTGTCTCGTGCTCATGCTCATGGGTGCTTCCTGCAAGGTACCAAGAACATTAGGAAAAACGTAAAAG is a window encoding:
- the LOC8056458 gene encoding uncharacterized protein LOC8056458 isoform X2; amino-acid sequence: MSMCEKDQNLPWGYDLFRDPFAPPNGYYGPPPGYCDGHCCDLHYGRAHPDETQLHSSQLTYDLYNPSVGIYHPGSTHEHEHETVYVEPSSSSPDAAGDGYFEMEEEVGKRFYPMVPVPHVPKINGEIPSIDEATMDHERLTERLKLYELVEHKVQGDGNCQFRALSDQLYQSPDHHEFVREQIINQLKTNRDAYDGYVPMAYDDYLEKVARNGEWGDHVTLQAAADKYGVKIFVMTSFKDTCYIEIQPKVQKSNKVVLLSFWAEVHYNSIYPQNDAPRSQTTTKRRRWWPFSQHHHH
- the LOC8056458 gene encoding uncharacterized protein LOC8056458 isoform X1, producing MSMCEKDQNLPWGYDLFRDPFAPPNGYYGPPPGYCDGHCCDLHYGRAAHPDETQLHSSQLTYDLYNPSVGIYHPGSTHEHEHETVYVEPSSSSPDAAGDGYFEMEEEVGKRFYPMVPVPHVPKINGEIPSIDEATMDHERLTERLKLYELVEHKVQGDGNCQFRALSDQLYQSPDHHEFVREQIINQLKTNRDAYDGYVPMAYDDYLEKVARNGEWGDHVTLQAAADKYGVKIFVMTSFKDTCYIEIQPKVQKSNKVVLLSFWAEVHYNSIYPQNDAPRSQTTTKRRRWWPFSQHHHH
- the LOC8056458 gene encoding OTU domain-containing protein DDB_G0284757 isoform X4; amino-acid sequence: MEEEVGKRFYPMVPVPHVPKINGEIPSIDEATMDHERLTERLKLYELVEHKVQGDGNCQFRALSDQLYQSPDHHEFVREQIINQLKTNRDAYDGYVPMAYDDYLEKVARNGEWGDHVTLQAAADKYGVKIFVMTSFKDTCYIEIQPKVQKSNKVVLLSFWAEVHYNSIYPQNDAPRSQTTTKRRRWWPFSQHHHH
- the LOC8056458 gene encoding OTU domain-containing protein DDB_G0284757 isoform X3, with the protein product MSMCEKDQNLPWGYDLFRDPFAPPNGYYGPPPGYCDGHCCDLHYGRAAHPDETQLHSSQLTYDLYNPSVGIYHPGSTHEHEHETVYVEPSSSSPDAAGDGYFEMEEEVGKRFYPMVPVPHVPKINGEIPSIDEATMDHERLTERLKLYELVEHKVQGDGNCQFRALSDQLYQSPDHHEFVREQIINQLKTNRDAYDGYVPMAYDDYLEKVARNGEWGDHVTLQAAADKYGVKIFVMTSFKDTCYIEIQPKVQKSNKVVLLSFWAEVHYNSIYPQNGE